The Thalassotalea nanhaiensis genome has a window encoding:
- a CDS encoding DUF4381 domain-containing protein: MDPLANLQDIHLPENIHGWPIAPGWWLILITVIAIAVFTYKKIAAKRKQNSVKRQAIKQLTELDDLSTEQSIAILKWVGMHYFSRDDVAALHGDKLLVFLTNKLANEQQASFIKLAENALMQQYRKSTHSLYSQEFQQAALLWVNQAIFIESKGADIKSSKTAQTSSAKNNTEAANKTSEVAHD, encoded by the coding sequence TTGGATCCGTTAGCGAATTTACAAGATATCCACTTGCCCGAAAACATCCATGGTTGGCCAATTGCCCCGGGATGGTGGCTCATACTTATCACAGTAATTGCCATAGCCGTTTTCACTTATAAAAAAATAGCAGCTAAACGTAAGCAAAACTCAGTGAAACGCCAGGCGATAAAACAATTAACCGAATTGGATGACTTATCTACTGAGCAGTCTATTGCTATTTTAAAGTGGGTAGGCATGCATTATTTTAGCCGTGATGACGTTGCAGCATTACATGGTGATAAATTATTGGTATTTTTAACAAACAAATTAGCGAACGAACAGCAAGCAAGTTTTATAAAGCTGGCTGAAAATGCGCTAATGCAACAGTATCGAAAATCTACTCATTCTCTTTACTCACAAGAGTTTCAGCAAGCAGCATTATTGTGGGTTAACCAAGCTATTTTCATAGAAAGTAAAGGCGCTGATATTAAATCATCTAAGACAGCACAAACTTCTTCTGCAAAGAACAACACCGAAGCAGCAAACAAGACCAGTGAGGTTGCCCATGATTAG
- a CDS encoding DUF58 domain-containing protein — MWWNKHSNDDANTGISEQLSTLQSDGINLTIDELLPYQGKASLLNLAPKKALHGHLSGNYLARTKGRGMEFDEVRHYQTGDDIRAIDWRVTARTGETHTKLFKEEVERPVLIATDLGQSMFFGSKLLFKSVQASHIAALVAWHAKKRGDRVGGLVFNELEHQELKPRSRQNGVLHYLHALDELHLQGLEHWQQDTPTSNDYFIENCNRLRQLARPGSLVYLITDGNHFDEQALLPLSQISRVCELVICQISDPLESELPDSHHKTSVAVTNGKVKQQLTLGDKKSAERYQQKAQMLTQLKQHMYQKAGARFISFSAGSSIEHQLKSGVESWIR; from the coding sequence ATGTGGTGGAATAAGCATTCAAATGATGATGCAAATACTGGTATAAGTGAACAACTTAGCACCCTGCAAAGTGACGGTATTAATTTAACGATTGATGAACTATTACCTTATCAGGGTAAGGCGTCACTGTTAAACCTTGCGCCTAAAAAGGCTTTGCATGGTCATTTATCAGGTAACTACCTCGCTCGCACTAAAGGCAGAGGTATGGAGTTTGATGAAGTAAGGCATTATCAAACTGGTGACGATATAAGAGCCATCGATTGGCGCGTTACTGCGCGCACTGGTGAAACTCATACCAAACTATTTAAAGAAGAAGTAGAACGCCCGGTGTTAATTGCCACTGATTTGGGTCAGTCGATGTTTTTCGGTTCAAAGCTACTATTTAAATCAGTGCAAGCCTCCCATATTGCCGCCTTAGTGGCTTGGCATGCCAAAAAGCGCGGCGACAGAGTTGGTGGTTTAGTCTTTAATGAACTTGAACATCAAGAGCTTAAACCGAGAAGTCGCCAAAATGGTGTTCTACATTATTTGCACGCCTTGGATGAATTGCACTTGCAGGGCTTAGAACATTGGCAGCAAGATACTCCAACCAGTAATGATTACTTTATTGAAAATTGTAATCGTTTACGTCAGTTGGCTCGTCCTGGCTCATTAGTGTATTTAATCACTGATGGAAATCATTTTGATGAACAAGCTCTGTTACCGCTATCTCAGATCTCCCGCGTATGTGAATTAGTGATTTGCCAAATATCAGATCCTTTAGAGTCTGAACTTCCTGACAGCCATCATAAAACATCAGTCGCTGTAACGAATGGTAAAGTAAAACAACAACTTACGCTTGGTGATAAAAAATCTGCTGAGCGTTACCAACAAAAAGCGCAAATGCTCACTCAATTAAAACAACACATGTATCAAAAGGCCGGAGCTCGCTTTATTAGCTTTTCTGCCGGTAGTAGCATTGAACATCAATTAAAATCAGGAGTTGAGTCTTGGATCCGTTAG
- a CDS encoding sigma-70 family RNA polymerase sigma factor, which translates to MASKQVRYEALVKALHGDLYRYAYWLVHDKHIAEDLVQETFLRAWRALDSLKDQKAAKSWLITILRRENARRFERKQFDMSEYDEGSTVDNFSTSTEQQLEDHWLREKIARLPVEYREPLVLQVIGGFSGEEIANMLDLNKNTVMTRLFRARNQLKDAIEKDNEIKGRING; encoded by the coding sequence ATGGCAAGTAAACAAGTTAGATACGAAGCATTGGTAAAAGCGTTGCACGGTGACTTATACCGCTACGCATACTGGTTAGTGCATGACAAACATATCGCCGAAGATCTAGTTCAGGAAACATTCCTTAGAGCTTGGCGGGCGCTTGACTCGTTGAAAGACCAAAAAGCTGCTAAGTCATGGCTAATTACGATATTGCGTAGAGAAAATGCTCGCCGCTTTGAACGCAAGCAATTCGACATGAGCGAATACGATGAAGGCAGTACCGTTGATAATTTTTCAACTAGTACAGAGCAACAACTTGAAGATCATTGGCTAAGGGAAAAAATTGCTCGCTTACCCGTTGAATATCGAGAGCCATTGGTTCTGCAAGTTATTGGTGGGTTTAGCGGCGAAGAGATAGCCAATATGTTGGATTTAAATAAAAATACGGTGATGACACGCTTGTTCAGAGCACGAAATCAACTCAAAGATGCAATTGAAAAAGATAACGAAATTAAGGGGCGCATAAATGGATGA
- a CDS encoding vWA domain-containing protein produces MISFLWPWLALLLPLPLFVYFLSPKKAASSAALKVPVLLPGASSKTSAMGQQQLPVWFAVVVWCLLVLAVTRPQWLGDPIQIPTEGREMIIAVDLSGSMQIEDMRVNGSTVNRLVMLKELLGDFIERRNGDRLGLILFGDDAYMQTPMTFDRKTIQQMLDESAIGLVGQKTAIGDAMALGVKRFVNKKESNRVLLLVTDGQNTSGKITPEQALELAVAKDVTIYTIGVGAEVMLERSLFGTRKVNPSRDLDENTLTKIAKQTGGSYFRATDGESMTRIYQLLDQLEPVEQDQQQMRPLTALFYYPLTVAIVLMIIQMLMIKYISFGSVFNWSSNTQNITTSSQSVKKVDKNTNVSSAAHTDESIETKAQSEEQI; encoded by the coding sequence ATGATTAGCTTTTTATGGCCATGGCTTGCCTTACTGTTACCATTGCCATTATTTGTTTATTTCTTATCTCCCAAAAAAGCAGCAAGCTCGGCGGCATTGAAAGTACCTGTACTACTACCTGGCGCCAGTTCAAAAACATCGGCTATGGGACAGCAGCAATTACCCGTTTGGTTTGCGGTCGTTGTCTGGTGTTTGTTGGTATTGGCGGTAACAAGACCCCAATGGTTAGGCGACCCTATTCAAATTCCTACCGAAGGTAGAGAAATGATCATCGCAGTGGATTTATCCGGCAGTATGCAAATTGAAGATATGCGGGTAAATGGCAGCACGGTGAATCGTTTGGTAATGCTTAAAGAATTGCTTGGTGACTTTATAGAACGCAGAAATGGTGATCGCTTAGGGTTAATTCTATTTGGCGATGATGCGTATATGCAAACCCCAATGACCTTCGATAGAAAAACCATACAACAAATGCTCGATGAGTCTGCAATTGGCTTAGTTGGTCAAAAAACAGCAATTGGCGATGCGATGGCGCTCGGGGTTAAACGCTTTGTTAATAAGAAAGAATCCAATCGAGTGTTACTGTTAGTCACTGATGGCCAAAATACTTCTGGAAAAATAACTCCGGAGCAAGCACTTGAGTTAGCCGTAGCAAAAGATGTCACCATTTACACCATAGGTGTAGGCGCAGAAGTAATGCTTGAACGTTCACTGTTTGGTACTCGTAAAGTAAACCCTTCTCGCGATTTAGACGAAAATACTTTGACTAAAATTGCGAAGCAAACTGGCGGTTCGTACTTCAGAGCAACTGACGGCGAATCAATGACCCGTATTTATCAATTACTTGATCAACTTGAACCGGTTGAGCAAGATCAACAACAAATGCGTCCATTAACTGCGTTATTTTATTACCCGTTAACAGTCGCTATCGTATTAATGATTATTCAAATGTTGATGATTAAATATATCAGCTTTGGCTCTGTATTTAACTGGTCTTCGAATACCCAAAATATCACGACTTCAAGTCAGTCTGTTAAAAAGGTAGATAAAAATACTAATGTCAGTTCCGCTGCACACACAGACGAGTCGATTGAGACCAAAGCACAGTCTGAGGAGCAAATTTAA
- a CDS encoding BatD family protein yields MVKTIKQCVFIVSLFATFMANALTSVTASIDKNPAVVNESIVLTIVADDSVSADAFDPSVLQQDFVVGGTSVSSQTNMVNFDMTRTTQWTTLLIPRKKGKVVIPALSIDGVNTQPIALVVLAESEKGSSQQKDLYITSDVSEQDVYVQQQFTLKVRLHLAVNLKRGVLTEPKMTGAEIKQIGQDKEDTQIIDGKRYRIIERIYSVKPQTSGKFVLHSSTFEGEIIISNKRSLFSGMDRGKPVSIRGKEIDIMVKPVPDNYSGEWLPSEIINIEDEWPIEGTEFELGEPITRKVTITAAALSAEQLPELNFEVPDGLKIYPDQAESQSGVQNGLLISQKVQEFAIVPTKPGTYTLPDLIVPWWNTKLNKLEQTVIPGRTVTINGVQAATPAFSQPMQPEVQIVTEHNTTLQWLFLAGWLLTALAWLYVSKLKGNLRFNKATFTSEDKQSYLKLMAACTQNNGEQVIALLPLWAKDLYPNEHFANLEQVSKKLNSVDFNEALAELQRNYYSANTGNWQGSKLLKIISRLQTKTIQAQQIEIAINPQ; encoded by the coding sequence ATGGTAAAAACGATCAAACAGTGCGTTTTTATAGTTTCGCTATTTGCCACATTTATGGCGAATGCATTAACCAGCGTGACCGCAAGTATTGATAAGAATCCAGCAGTTGTTAATGAATCTATCGTACTGACTATTGTAGCCGATGATTCAGTATCGGCCGATGCATTTGACCCGAGCGTATTACAACAAGATTTTGTTGTGGGCGGCACATCCGTTAGCAGCCAAACCAATATGGTTAACTTCGATATGACCCGAACAACTCAGTGGACTACTCTGCTTATTCCTCGTAAAAAAGGCAAAGTGGTGATCCCTGCTCTTTCTATCGATGGAGTAAACACCCAACCAATTGCATTAGTTGTGTTAGCAGAAAGTGAAAAAGGTAGCAGCCAGCAAAAAGACTTATATATTACCTCGGATGTAAGTGAGCAAGACGTATATGTACAGCAACAATTTACCTTAAAAGTACGTTTGCACTTAGCGGTAAACTTAAAACGCGGCGTACTCACTGAGCCGAAAATGACAGGCGCAGAAATTAAGCAAATAGGTCAAGATAAGGAAGATACGCAAATTATCGACGGTAAACGTTATCGAATTATTGAGCGTATTTACTCGGTAAAACCGCAAACCAGTGGTAAATTTGTGCTGCATAGTTCGACCTTTGAAGGTGAAATTATCATTAGTAATAAGCGCTCTTTATTTTCAGGAATGGACAGAGGCAAGCCTGTTAGCATTCGCGGTAAAGAAATAGATATTATGGTGAAGCCAGTCCCGGATAATTACAGTGGAGAGTGGCTACCGAGCGAAATTATTAATATTGAAGATGAATGGCCCATTGAAGGCACAGAATTTGAATTAGGCGAGCCAATCACTCGTAAAGTAACGATAACTGCAGCAGCACTTAGTGCAGAGCAACTACCAGAATTGAACTTTGAAGTGCCGGATGGTTTAAAAATATATCCTGACCAAGCTGAAAGTCAAAGCGGCGTACAAAACGGTTTATTAATAAGCCAAAAGGTACAAGAATTTGCCATAGTACCAACGAAACCGGGTACCTATACCTTGCCTGATTTAATTGTGCCTTGGTGGAATACTAAGCTTAATAAACTTGAACAAACCGTTATTCCTGGTAGAACAGTTACCATCAATGGCGTTCAAGCTGCCACGCCTGCATTCAGTCAACCGATGCAGCCAGAAGTGCAAATTGTGACTGAGCATAACACGACTTTGCAATGGCTGTTTTTAGCTGGTTGGCTCCTGACAGCATTAGCTTGGTTATATGTTTCAAAGTTGAAAGGCAACCTACGCTTTAACAAAGCAACATTCACCAGCGAAGATAAACAAAGCTATTTAAAATTAATGGCTGCTTGTACACAAAATAATGGCGAACAAGTGATTGCTTTATTACCTTTATGGGCTAAAGATCTGTATCCGAACGAGCACTTTGCTAATTTAGAGCAAGTGAGTAAAAAGCTTAATAGCGTAGATTTCAATGAAGCATTAGCGGAATTACAGCGTAATTATTACTCAGCCAACACAGGAAACTGGCAAGGTAGTAAGTTATTAAAGATAATTTCAAGGCTGCAAACTAAAACCATTCAAGCGCAACAAATAGAAATAGCGATCAATCCACAATAA
- a CDS encoding AAA family ATPase codes for MAIEQFSKLQEHLSEQIVGQHALVENLLIALLADGHLIVEGPPGLAKTRAINSLADGVDAEFHRIQFTPDLLPADLTGTDIYRPEDGTFVFQHGPLFQNLILADEINRAPAKVQSALLEAMAEGQVTVGKTTYQLPDLFLVMATQNPLEQEGTYPLPEAQLDRFLMHLEIDYPNAASELEILRLNRGEALNEKKAPLTNISQAEIFHARKETLEIYLAPVLEQYIVDLIMATRDGAKYDENLGKWLAYGASPRATIALDRCSRARAWLNGRDFVSPEDIQAVLHNCLRHRLMLTYQAEAEGITTNQVLDRILTLVAVG; via the coding sequence ATGGCAATCGAACAATTTTCTAAATTACAAGAACATTTAAGTGAACAAATCGTAGGTCAACACGCATTAGTTGAAAACTTACTAATCGCATTATTAGCTGATGGTCACCTAATTGTTGAAGGTCCACCGGGCCTTGCAAAAACACGAGCGATTAATTCATTAGCAGACGGTGTTGATGCCGAGTTCCATCGCATTCAGTTTACCCCGGATTTATTACCTGCCGATTTAACCGGTACTGACATTTATCGACCAGAAGACGGCACCTTTGTATTCCAACACGGTCCACTATTTCAAAACTTAATCTTAGCCGATGAAATTAACCGTGCACCGGCAAAAGTCCAGTCTGCACTATTAGAAGCAATGGCAGAAGGTCAAGTGACGGTGGGCAAAACCACCTATCAATTACCAGATCTATTTTTGGTCATGGCGACCCAAAACCCACTGGAGCAAGAAGGTACTTACCCACTTCCAGAAGCGCAACTGGATCGCTTTTTAATGCATTTAGAAATTGATTATCCAAATGCAGCTTCTGAGTTAGAAATTTTGCGATTAAATCGCGGCGAAGCGTTAAATGAGAAAAAAGCGCCTCTTACTAATATCAGCCAAGCGGAAATATTTCACGCACGCAAAGAAACTCTTGAAATTTATTTAGCGCCCGTTCTTGAGCAGTACATAGTTGACTTGATCATGGCAACTCGAGATGGTGCAAAGTATGATGAAAATCTAGGCAAATGGTTAGCCTACGGCGCCAGCCCACGCGCAACTATCGCGTTAGATCGATGCTCCCGTGCACGAGCCTGGCTAAATGGCAGAGACTTTGTCAGCCCTGAAGATATTCAAGCCGTATTACATAACTGTTTACGTCATCGCTTAATGCTTACCTATCAAGCCGAAGCGGAAGGTATTACCACCAATCAAGTCCTTGATCGTATTTTAACCTTAGTTGCTGTCGGTTAG
- the putP gene encoding sodium/proline symporter PutP has product MAIGTIFSLAVYFIVMIAIGLYAFKKSTDDVSGYMLGGRSLSPSVTALSAGASDMSGWILMGVPGAMYISGLSSTWIAIGLVIGAYANYRIVAPRLRTYTELANDSITLPDFFENRFKDDKRLLRIVSSIVIIIFFTLYTSSGIVAGGKLFESSFALNYELGLYITAGVVVCYTMFGGFLAVSLTDFVQGCIMFIALILVPVVVIYNVGGIGEVQQSIETINPDLFNMFSGVSAVAIISAMAWGLGYFGQPHIIVRFMAIRSVEDLPVARRIGMNWMIVSLCGAVATGFAGIAYIAKTGMPLDDPETIFILLSQVLFHPLIAGFLLAAILAAIMSTISSQLLVTSSSLTEDFYKIFLNKDASEKQLVMVGRFSVLLVALIAVFLAYDRDSSILSLVGNAWAGFGAAFGPLVILSLYWKRMNKQGALAGMLVGAFTVLFWIYAPITVNGQSLSAWIYEIVPGFIFSTIAIVVVSRMTEQPDGDIQETFSKVESLHTRQPG; this is encoded by the coding sequence TTGGCCATCGGTACTATTTTTTCGTTAGCGGTTTATTTTATTGTAATGATCGCGATAGGTTTATATGCCTTTAAAAAATCAACAGATGATGTATCGGGATATATGTTGGGGGGGCGCAGTTTAAGCCCTTCCGTGACCGCGCTTTCTGCAGGTGCTTCAGATATGAGTGGTTGGATCCTGATGGGCGTTCCAGGGGCTATGTACATTTCCGGTTTAAGTAGCACGTGGATCGCAATTGGTTTGGTAATTGGTGCTTATGCAAACTATAGAATTGTCGCACCACGTTTGCGTACTTATACAGAACTTGCCAATGACTCTATAACGCTTCCTGACTTTTTTGAAAACCGTTTCAAAGATGATAAACGTTTGCTACGTATAGTCTCTTCGATTGTCATCATCATATTTTTTACCTTATACACTTCATCAGGCATTGTCGCTGGTGGAAAGTTATTTGAAAGCTCTTTTGCGTTGAATTATGAACTTGGCCTTTATATTACGGCTGGTGTTGTAGTTTGCTACACCATGTTTGGTGGCTTCTTAGCGGTGAGTTTAACGGACTTTGTTCAGGGCTGTATTATGTTTATAGCCTTAATATTAGTGCCGGTTGTAGTGATATACAATGTTGGTGGGATAGGCGAAGTGCAACAAAGCATTGAAACTATCAACCCTGACTTGTTCAATATGTTCAGCGGTGTCAGCGCTGTTGCTATTATTTCGGCTATGGCTTGGGGGTTAGGCTATTTTGGCCAACCTCATATTATTGTTCGCTTTATGGCTATTCGCTCTGTAGAAGACTTACCCGTAGCTCGTCGTATCGGCATGAACTGGATGATTGTGTCATTGTGTGGGGCTGTAGCAACAGGGTTTGCCGGTATTGCTTATATCGCTAAAACAGGCATGCCGCTTGACGATCCTGAAACAATATTTATTCTTTTATCACAAGTACTGTTTCATCCGCTAATTGCAGGTTTCCTTCTTGCGGCAATTCTTGCGGCAATTATGAGTACTATTTCGTCGCAATTGTTAGTGACTTCAAGTTCTTTAACTGAAGATTTTTATAAAATCTTTTTAAATAAAGATGCGAGCGAAAAGCAGCTTGTTATGGTTGGTAGATTTTCAGTGCTATTAGTTGCTCTTATCGCCGTATTCTTGGCTTATGATAGAGACAGTTCTATTTTAAGCTTAGTAGGAAACGCTTGGGCAGGTTTTGGCGCCGCATTTGGCCCATTAGTTATCCTTAGCTTGTATTGGAAACGTATGAACAAGCAAGGCGCTTTAGCTGGTATGTTAGTAGGTGCCTTTACCGTGTTGTTTTGGATTTATGCGCCAATTACGGTTAATGGACAAAGCTTAAGTGCTTGGATTTATGAGATTGTACCAGGGTTTATCTTCTCTACTATTGCGATTGTGGTTGTTAGCAGAATGACAGAGCAGCCTGATGGTGATATTCAGGAAACATTCAGCAAAGTTGAGTCTTTGCATACACGCCAACCTGGCTAG
- a CDS encoding tetratricopeptide repeat protein has translation MSEFHFIRPLWLLAVIVLVWVIWQLRKIRISSSAWHHVIPKHLANMLLSSNENKKPVSLIPASVIGLLFIFALAGPTWQKLPQPVFDVERGSVVIMDMSFSMMATDIKPNRLTMARFKAMDLVEKIDEGEIGLVAYAGDAFIISPLTADIENIKLLLPSLSPSIMPELGSNPYPALILANEMLQNAGHLEGDIYWVTDGISSDELSDITDFANEHPHRINILGVGSEQGAPITLANGELMKDRGGNIVIPKMNAPRLARISKNSGGVFSQITADDSDLENLSELKALDAKKEMQNEQDNLGDQWQEMGPYLLLIALPLMLGYFRRGVLFTPVLLSLVIASSLHTPKAEASLWDDLWQTKNQQAQSNFEKQQYAEAAKQFSKPLWQGSSYYKAGDFEKALEAFKQVESTESRYNQGNALAKLQQYDDAINAYDEVLTQNPDHQDAAINKALVEQLKQQEQQQDQSNQEQNSDDSNQEQNQEQSEQQQSGENGDNDNNQDQNQQDGENQDQQQQDQNQQDGENQDQQSQDSQSQESPNGDQNPNEQESEQQSKDNEQQSAEQDESEQEQNAAAQADNAEQDEQQSAQDEQSAGVVDSASNEDAELNQKHEQMLRKVTDDPQLLLRNKMKLEYQKRRQNRSSIGVKEKW, from the coding sequence ATGAGTGAATTTCATTTTATCCGCCCTTTATGGTTACTGGCCGTTATTGTGCTGGTTTGGGTTATTTGGCAACTTAGAAAAATTAGAATTTCAAGTAGCGCTTGGCACCATGTTATCCCAAAACATTTAGCCAATATGTTATTAAGCAGCAATGAAAATAAAAAACCTGTGTCACTGATCCCAGCATCAGTGATTGGCTTATTATTTATTTTTGCCCTTGCTGGCCCTACATGGCAAAAACTCCCACAACCTGTATTTGATGTTGAACGTGGTTCGGTGGTTATCATGGACATGTCATTTTCGATGATGGCAACAGATATTAAGCCAAACCGTTTAACGATGGCGCGCTTTAAAGCAATGGATTTAGTTGAAAAAATTGATGAAGGCGAAATTGGGTTAGTCGCATACGCTGGTGATGCATTTATTATTAGCCCGCTTACTGCCGATATAGAAAACATCAAACTACTATTGCCTTCATTATCGCCGAGCATTATGCCTGAGTTAGGCTCTAACCCATACCCGGCATTAATACTTGCCAATGAAATGCTACAAAACGCGGGACATCTAGAAGGTGATATTTATTGGGTAACTGATGGCATAAGCTCAGATGAGCTTAGTGATATTACTGATTTTGCTAATGAGCATCCACATCGCATAAATATCTTAGGTGTAGGAAGCGAGCAAGGTGCACCAATTACCTTAGCTAATGGCGAACTGATGAAAGATAGAGGGGGCAATATTGTTATCCCTAAAATGAATGCACCACGACTTGCCAGAATAAGCAAAAATAGTGGTGGAGTGTTTAGCCAAATAACCGCAGATGACAGCGACTTAGAAAACCTAAGTGAGTTAAAAGCACTTGACGCAAAAAAAGAAATGCAGAATGAACAAGACAACCTAGGCGACCAATGGCAGGAGATGGGACCGTATTTATTATTAATCGCGCTACCTTTAATGCTGGGTTACTTCCGCCGCGGAGTACTGTTTACTCCAGTTTTATTAAGTTTAGTAATTGCATCTTCACTGCATACACCAAAGGCTGAAGCAAGCCTATGGGACGATTTATGGCAAACCAAAAATCAACAAGCCCAATCAAACTTTGAAAAGCAACAATATGCAGAAGCTGCAAAGCAGTTTTCAAAGCCACTTTGGCAAGGCAGCAGCTACTATAAAGCCGGTGACTTTGAAAAGGCATTAGAAGCATTTAAGCAAGTTGAATCTACTGAATCCCGTTATAACCAGGGTAATGCTCTGGCGAAACTGCAACAATATGATGACGCAATTAACGCCTACGATGAGGTATTAACTCAAAACCCAGACCATCAGGATGCGGCAATAAACAAAGCCCTTGTGGAGCAACTAAAACAACAAGAACAGCAACAAGACCAGTCAAACCAAGAGCAAAACTCAGACGACTCCAATCAAGAGCAAAATCAGGAACAATCTGAACAGCAACAATCTGGTGAAAATGGTGACAACGATAATAACCAAGATCAAAATCAGCAAGACGGTGAAAACCAAGATCAACAGCAGCAAGATCAAAATCAGCAAGACGGTGAAAACCAAGATCAACAATCGCAAGACTCGCAAAGCCAAGAAAGCCCTAATGGCGATCAAAACCCTAACGAACAAGAATCTGAGCAGCAAAGTAAAGACAATGAGCAACAAAGTGCTGAACAAGATGAGTCCGAACAAGAACAAAATGCTGCGGCTCAAGCTGACAATGCAGAGCAAGATGAACAACAAAGTGCACAGGATGAACAAAGTGCTGGCGTAGTTGACTCTGCCAGCAATGAAGATGCTGAATTAAACCAAAAACATGAACAAATGCTAAGAAAAGTTACCGACGACCCCCAGTTATTACTACGCAATAAAATGAAACTGGAGTATCAAAAGCGTCGTCAAAACAGAAGCAGTATTGGAGTAAAAGAAAAATGGTAA
- a CDS encoding DUF3379 family protein gives MDDLEFRRRLYSDPNSQDQDIIDAMSNDKKRKDFADDLKALDSNIANAMKVEVPENLASQLILRQSLHSHQQTKKKSRVHLAMAASVAFAVGIGVSFINSSPAYSNVADYSLAHYHHEADNFAKHGNAQYNLASFNEDVSDLNVGFKDQIGKLISIDDCYFDGMDSIHLVFEGKFDNVTVFLVPKSTHLKFTKQFSDESVLGITHQYQQGDVIIMGNKNEPLQQWQQKIDESIEWSI, from the coding sequence ATGGATGACTTAGAATTCAGACGAAGACTGTATTCTGATCCGAATAGCCAAGATCAAGATATAATCGACGCAATGAGTAATGACAAAAAGCGTAAAGATTTTGCCGATGATTTAAAAGCCTTAGATTCGAACATTGCTAACGCGATGAAAGTTGAAGTGCCAGAAAACTTAGCCAGCCAACTTATTTTGCGTCAAAGCTTGCATTCACATCAACAAACCAAGAAGAAGTCGAGAGTACATTTAGCCATGGCTGCCTCAGTAGCTTTCGCGGTAGGTATTGGTGTGAGTTTTATTAACTCAAGTCCAGCGTATTCAAATGTTGCTGATTATTCATTAGCGCATTACCACCATGAAGCAGATAACTTTGCTAAACATGGTAATGCCCAATATAACTTGGCCAGTTTCAATGAAGATGTTTCTGATTTAAACGTTGGCTTTAAAGACCAGATCGGAAAATTAATTTCAATCGATGATTGTTATTTTGATGGCATGGACAGTATTCACTTAGTGTTTGAAGGCAAGTTTGACAATGTCACTGTATTTCTTGTACCAAAATCGACTCATTTAAAATTTACCAAGCAATTTAGTGATGAATCAGTGCTTGGTATTACCCATCAATATCAACAAGGTGATGTGATTATAATGGGTAATAAGAACGAACCATTACAGCAATGGCAGCAAAAAATTGATGAAAGCATTGAATGGTCGATTTAA
- a CDS encoding EAL and HDOD domain-containing protein, which translates to MQLNNAISIKEKQASYDVLKGFAARQSIVDKNNKIFAYELLFRDSLINVCPDIDANLATVQLIQTTLKSRQSKTFTNQKPAFINFTLETLQKGYPQQFDAKHVIVEILETEQPCSKLLTICKDLHEKGYCIALDDFVHHQQWHDFFPFIKIIKVDFRQSSIEEIIELIEHLADFPHIQLLAEKVENQQEYKQAINLGFDFFQGFFFDKPEVIKSNPNNEFALDLSFA; encoded by the coding sequence ATGCAATTAAATAATGCAATATCAATAAAAGAGAAACAGGCGAGCTATGATGTGCTAAAAGGTTTTGCCGCTAGACAATCGATTGTTGATAAAAATAATAAAATTTTTGCTTATGAATTACTTTTCAGAGATAGCTTGATTAATGTTTGTCCAGACATTGATGCAAATTTAGCGACGGTGCAACTCATACAAACCACGCTCAAGAGCAGGCAGAGTAAAACCTTCACTAATCAAAAACCTGCCTTTATAAATTTTACATTAGAAACCCTGCAAAAAGGCTACCCCCAGCAGTTTGATGCTAAGCATGTCATTGTTGAAATACTGGAAACTGAACAGCCTTGCTCAAAGCTTTTAACCATTTGCAAAGATTTGCATGAGAAGGGTTATTGCATTGCGTTAGATGATTTTGTGCATCACCAACAGTGGCACGACTTCTTCCCTTTTATAAAAATTATAAAAGTGGATTTCAGACAAAGTAGTATAGAAGAGATCATTGAGTTAATTGAACACCTCGCGGACTTCCCTCATATTCAGTTACTCGCCGAAAAAGTTGAAAATCAACAAGAATATAAACAAGCTATTAACTTAGGGTTTGATTTTTTCCAAGGTTTCTTTTTTGATAAACCCGAAGTAATAAAATCTAACCCTAACAATGAGTTCGCGCTAGACTTATCATTCGCTTGA